The Terriglobus roseus region GTGGTGATGTTTGCAGGGTTGGTGGAATCGGTTGCTGTGACACCGATCGACGTGGTCCCTGCAACCAGCGGTGTGCCGTTGATGACGCAGTCCGAACCGAGCGTGAGGCCGGCAGGCATAGCGCCCGACGCGAGCACGCAGTGATACGGTGCGGTTCCACCGGTAACCGAGACAGCGCCGCTATAAGGCAGGCCAACGGTTGCTGGCGGAGGCGATGAGAGGACAAGCACTGCCGACGCAGGGTTGATGACGATGGTGATCAAACCTGTTCCAGAGTTAGTCGGGTTGGCAGCATCCGTGACATGCACTGTGAATGTGCTGGTGCCTGCGGTTGTAGGAATGCCGGTGACTGCGCAGTTGCTACCTAACGTGAGCCCCGCAGGAAGCGAACCAGAATCGACCGTGCAGGTGTAAGGAGCCGTGCCACCCGTGACAGTGATGCTGGCAGCGTAAGCAATCTGCACCGTGCCGCTGGGCAGTGTGGAAGTGGCGATGGTAAGCGTTCCGCCCGTCGATGCAGCGTTGATCTTCAGCGTGAGATTGAGTGTTGCGGTTGCGCCTGCGGCATCCTTCACCTGTGCGGTGAATGTGGATGTTCCTGCAGCCGTCGGCGTGCCCGAGATAATGCCGGTCGCGGAGAGGTTCAAGCCTGCTGGAAGCGTTCCGCTTGTAATGCTCCAGGTGTACGGGCTGGTACCGCCGCTGGCCTGCAATACAGAAACATAGGACACATTCACTGTGCCATCGGGCGTGGTTCCTACCGCCTGCAACGCAGAGTTAGAAGAGCTTGCGTTCACCTTCAGGGTGATCGTGGAAGTCACCGTGAAAGGCACATCGCTGGAATCTACAGCCTGAAGCGTAAATGTGCTGGTGCCGGCAGCCGTCGGCGTGCCGGAGAGGATACCAGTGGTGGTATTAAAGCTGAGTCCCGCAGGCAGAGTGCCCTTTACTGCAAGCCATTTCAATGCGGGCGTGCCGCCTGAAAGAGCAAATGTCGTGCTGTACGCCGTGCCAACCGTTGCATCGGGCGCTGTGCCGCTGATCTGCGGAGCCGGATTGACGATGATGGTCGTTGTGCTGGTGGATTGAGTTCCGGTGACCGTACTTGTAAGCGTTACCGTCATCTGCTGCGTCACAGAGGGAGCGACATAAGTAGCTCCCAGTGCAGATCCATCGCTCAACGTGCCACATGTCTGGCCAGAGCATGCTGCGCCAGAAAGTGACCAAGTGAGGGGAAGATTAGAAGGATTGGTAGCCACGTCCAGGAAGGTCTGGCCGCTATCAATGGTGATTTTGGAAGATGCCAGGCTTGGAACAACACCGCCGGCATAGCCGCCACCGCAGCCAGCGATGACAACACACATGAGAAATAGGGCGAGCTGAGTTAAGAACAGCCCTCCGCGCAGAAACCGTATTGGTCTCTCTTTGATGACACTGGGAAGATCAAGCATGGTGCCTCCAACAACGTTCCGGGGAGATTTGCGAAGGGGAAAGCGCAGCCGTTGCCGTCGCTCAGGCTCCTATCGTCGAAAGCAACCATAACTTGTAAAAACCCCGAAAAATGGGCCGGAAATGATATTCCAAAGTTTTGATATCACTGGGGATATCAGGGAGTCTCGCGACCTATAGGGGATGGTGCATAGTTCTAACCAAGCACTAACTTCGCGAGGAAACGATGCGAAGAACTGTGTAGGTAAGTAGACGAATAGTTCCATTTTGGAACTATTCGAATGTGTTCTGTACCATGCCTTTTCTCGCCACAGCATTGTTGCTAACGCTAGGAGGGACTAAAAGGGCAATGTTGTTCAGGAAGGAATTTTGGGGAGATTAAGTTAATGACTCCAGCCGATATCTCTACTTGCAGAACAGGACAGAACTTATCGCAAACAATGTCGGGTACCGGGCGATAAACGACATACTCCACGTGCGATCATTTGATCGCTGGTCGTGTCAACATCCCCCGTACTTATAGATGGATTGCTTCAACAACGAACCAGCATCGCTCTATCAAAATCGAAGATACAGCGATGTAAACGCACACCAAATCGGTCTGACTTTGCCGCGAGTGTGCAATGTGAAAAAGGGCTATGGAACAAAAGAAAGTACTGAGTTTTCCTCTCCGTCTGAGTCCGTCGGTACGCATGCAAGCCACAGATCTTGCGCGTCTGGAAGGTATCTCCCTCAACCACTTCATCAGTCTGGCCGTCGCAGAGAAGATCAGCCGCATGGAACATGAAAGCTGGCTGCGACAGCAAGGTAAGACTGCATCCACCAGCTTGCCGATGCAGACACCCATGCGTCGCTTCTGAGTTACTTGCTCTTCTCTGTGTTGTCCATAGTTATCGACGGATAACTATAGGATCACGTTATCGCTTACTAAACTGGTA contains the following coding sequences:
- a CDS encoding toxin-antitoxin system HicB family antitoxin, coding for MEQKKVLSFPLRLSPSVRMQATDLARLEGISLNHFISLAVAEKISRMEHESWLRQQGKTASTSLPMQTPMRRF